From Bacillota bacterium, a single genomic window includes:
- a CDS encoding polysaccharide deacetylase family protein: MEKGITVVFGFDVETDLGSWTPFYDGVEKGTPKLLELLGDADVKATFFFTGEAASKFPALVREIDSRGHEVGCHSLYHETIGDELFPIPGVKPLLPEEVPLRVKRATELVEAAVGKEVLSFRCPRLWGSTAVVNALEDLGFLADASYPLYYYRERLIPYHPSRNDWTKEGDMRLLEIPNFADMSMESRDEFGRDRDQWPLFRTDGADKLMIHVRNYISYLKERSLPVVLCFYMHPWEFVEMPGGLIHYGEGSVMPDEFITRNCGDKALMELGNLIRDLKEEGAGFMTTSELARAWK; this comes from the coding sequence GTGGAAAAGGGAATTACCGTTGTCTTTGGCTTTGACGTTGAAACCGATCTCGGCAGCTGGACTCCATTTTATGATGGGGTTGAGAAAGGGACACCGAAGCTCTTGGAGTTGCTCGGGGATGCAGATGTAAAGGCGACATTCTTTTTTACTGGGGAGGCAGCTTCAAAGTTCCCGGCCTTGGTGCGGGAGATAGATTCCAGAGGACATGAAGTGGGATGCCACAGTCTTTATCACGAAACCATAGGTGATGAGCTTTTTCCGATCCCCGGGGTTAAGCCGCTTCTCCCTGAGGAGGTTCCCCTGCGAGTCAAAAGGGCGACCGAGCTAGTGGAGGCTGCTGTCGGCAAGGAGGTTTTGTCTTTCAGATGCCCTCGACTCTGGGGTAGCACGGCCGTGGTAAATGCCCTGGAGGATCTCGGGTTTCTTGCGGACGCCTCTTACCCTCTTTATTATTACAGGGAGAGGCTGATCCCGTACCACCCGAGTAGGAACGATTGGACCAAGGAAGGCGATATGAGGCTGCTTGAAATACCCAATTTCGCCGATATGTCCATGGAAAGCCGTGATGAGTTCGGCCGTGATCGGGATCAGTGGCCCCTCTTTAGAACAGATGGAGCAGATAAACTTATGATTCACGTTAGAAACTATATCAGTTATTTGAAAGAGAGATCGCTCCCTGTGGTTCTCTGCTTTTATATGCACCCCTGGGAGTTTGTCGAGATGCCGGGGGGGCTTATCCATTATGGAGAAGGTAGCGTCATGCCCGATGAATTCATAACGAGAAATTGCGGGGATAAGGCCCTCATGGAACTCGGAAATCTGATCCGGGATCTCAAAGAAGAAGGGGCCGGGTTCATGACTACATCTGAATTGGCCCGGGCCTGGAAATAG
- a CDS encoding substrate-binding domain-containing protein: MLKNQKLVAISLILLFVLTMSLFSPISYAAKGKYRISVALCTLNVPFFVEMKKGLEEEAAKQGVQLYIADANNSPGTQLAQVEDMITQKFDLIILNPADAKALIPAARALNKSGIPWITLDRFVDEKGYILHVGASAEMGGYFGGKALVKALNGKGRVIVLEGIPGSSASRDRSKGFTSVISNYPGIKIIAQQPADFSRQKAMEVMENLLQAHRDIDAVYAYNDEMALGAINAIEAAGRKGIIVIGCDAEDEAIEAVKKGRMYATVDFAPRKTGRDAVRVAVQLLEGQEVQGVYFSQGKNWVPWVMTVADIVDAQSLKK, encoded by the coding sequence ATGTTAAAAAACCAAAAGCTCGTGGCGATCAGCCTGATCCTTCTGTTCGTGCTTACTATGAGCTTATTTAGCCCTATTAGCTATGCTGCGAAGGGCAAGTACCGCATCAGCGTGGCGCTATGTACCCTGAACGTACCGTTCTTTGTGGAAATGAAGAAGGGCCTGGAGGAGGAAGCCGCAAAGCAGGGAGTCCAACTTTATATCGCAGATGCCAACAACAGTCCCGGAACCCAGCTCGCGCAGGTTGAAGACATGATTACTCAAAAGTTTGATCTCATTATACTTAACCCCGCTGATGCCAAAGCCCTCATCCCAGCTGCACGAGCGCTTAACAAATCGGGGATACCATGGATAACGCTGGATAGGTTCGTTGACGAGAAAGGCTATATCTTACATGTCGGCGCTTCGGCTGAAATGGGAGGATATTTTGGCGGCAAGGCCCTTGTTAAAGCCCTCAATGGAAAGGGAAGGGTTATAGTGCTCGAGGGTATCCCTGGCTCCTCGGCCAGCAGGGATCGCAGTAAGGGATTCACAAGCGTCATTAGCAATTACCCAGGTATAAAGATAATAGCACAGCAGCCTGCTGATTTCTCGAGGCAAAAGGCAATGGAGGTCATGGAGAATCTACTCCAGGCACATAGGGATATCGATGCTGTCTATGCCTACAATGACGAGATGGCCCTGGGCGCTATTAATGCGATCGAGGCGGCAGGGCGTAAAGGGATAATTGTCATAGGTTGCGATGCAGAAGATGAGGCTATTGAGGCGGTCAAGAAGGGGAGGATGTATGCGACAGTGGATTTCGCCCCCCGGAAGACAGGGCGGGATGCCGTGAGGGTTGCTGTCCAACTGCTTGAAGGCCAGGAAGTGCAAGGGGTTTATTTTAGTCAGGGGAAGAACTGGGTGCCATGGGTTATGACTGTGGCTGATATCGTGGATGCGCAGAGTTTGAAAAAGTAG
- a CDS encoding ribose ABC transporter permease, with protein MKKSFLQKYGIVIVLVGICVVLSFMSPVFLTVSNLTNVVRQISMNGILAAGMTMVIITAGIDLSVGSQVALTGAIVAGLQPHGTWVAVFAGLLLGAFLGFTNGFIISKGGIPPFIVSVGMLTAARGLTLIYTGGRPIYDLNEDFRFIGAGYAGPIPVPVIILAVVLLICHFLLSSTVFGREVYAIGGNEEAARYSGIDIDKRRMTVYTIMGILCAITGIVLTSRLNSADPTAGMGFELDAIAAVIIGGTSLFGGEGTILGTLIGALIIGVLNNGFNLLNVSSYYQQIFKGVIIVGAVLMDSYARKRQVTGGVIARKEGKAASHLM; from the coding sequence ATGAAGAAGAGCTTTCTCCAGAAGTACGGCATAGTGATTGTGCTTGTAGGAATCTGCGTCGTTCTGTCATTCATGTCGCCCGTATTTCTTACTGTATCAAATCTGACAAATGTAGTCAGGCAGATATCCATGAATGGGATACTGGCTGCGGGAATGACGATGGTAATTATAACGGCTGGTATTGACCTTTCTGTGGGTTCTCAGGTTGCGTTAACCGGCGCAATAGTAGCCGGCCTGCAACCTCACGGCACCTGGGTTGCGGTGTTCGCTGGCTTGCTCTTGGGAGCTTTCCTCGGCTTCACAAATGGCTTTATCATTTCAAAGGGGGGCATCCCGCCCTTCATCGTCAGCGTTGGGATGTTGACTGCCGCGCGTGGGCTCACCCTCATCTATACCGGTGGGAGGCCAATCTACGACCTGAATGAAGATTTTCGATTCATCGGGGCGGGCTACGCTGGTCCAATCCCGGTGCCAGTTATAATCCTCGCAGTGGTGCTCCTCATATGTCACTTCCTTCTCTCATCTACGGTTTTTGGACGTGAGGTTTATGCAATCGGCGGGAACGAGGAGGCAGCAAGGTATTCTGGTATCGATATAGATAAGCGGCGCATGACAGTATATACCATAATGGGTATCCTTTGTGCCATTACCGGGATTGTGCTGACGTCGAGGTTAAATTCAGCCGATCCGACGGCCGGTATGGGCTTCGAGCTTGATGCCATTGCTGCTGTTATTATCGGGGGAACGAGCCTGTTTGGTGGCGAAGGAACTATTTTGGGTACGTTAATCGGCGCCTTGATTATAGGGGTTTTGAACAACGGGTTTAACCTTCTAAACGTCTCTTCATACTACCAGCAGATTTTTAAGGGGGTGATAATAGTCGGGGCGGTGCTCATGGACAGTTACGCTCGGAAGAGGCAAGTTACAGGTGGGGTGATTGCTAGAAAGGAGGGGAAAGCGGCAAGTCATCTCATGTAA
- a CDS encoding sugar ABC transporter ATP-binding protein — MSDGYLLDMRGISKRFQGIVALDNVDFKVRPGEIHALVGENGAGKSTLIKILSGIHRKDSGSITFRDTEVDIQGPRHAQQLGIATVHQELNLIPALSVRENVFLGRLPHHGSLGVVDWDELERNTEKLLGQLGVELDPKIPVRELGVAERQLVEIVKALSCGARLVIMDEPTSALSQGEVRQLFDIVKGLKAKGVTFIFVSHRLEELFQIADSITVLRDGRVIGTKKLDEVTYNQIVGMMVGRELTDLFPKVEVEIGEPVLRVEGLSRVGEFENISFEVRSGEILGIAGLMGAGRTELARSIYGIKPPTSGSIYMDGRRLKISRPTDAIKHGIYLLPEDRKNQGLVRKMTVRENTSLSVLSSLSMHGFFINRNKERANVEDAVDRLNVKTPSIEQLVENLSGGNQQKVVFAKGMLTRPRVLILDEPTRGIDVGAKREIHRLMGEFAQAGGAVIMISSELPEVLGMSDRIIVMARGRITGEFLRHEATQEGILRCALGG, encoded by the coding sequence ATGTCCGACGGGTACCTGCTTGATATGAGAGGTATATCCAAGCGCTTCCAGGGTATTGTTGCGCTTGATAACGTTGACTTCAAGGTTAGGCCAGGAGAAATCCACGCGTTGGTTGGGGAGAATGGGGCTGGTAAGTCGACGCTTATCAAGATCTTGAGCGGCATACATCGAAAGGATTCGGGGAGCATTACCTTTCGAGATACAGAGGTTGATATCCAGGGTCCAAGACATGCACAGCAGCTAGGGATCGCCACAGTTCACCAGGAATTAAACCTGATCCCTGCTCTCTCCGTGAGGGAGAATGTCTTTCTTGGACGCTTGCCGCATCATGGTAGTTTAGGAGTGGTGGACTGGGATGAATTAGAACGCAATACCGAGAAACTCCTTGGACAACTGGGAGTTGAGCTTGACCCCAAAATCCCCGTGCGAGAGCTGGGCGTAGCTGAGCGTCAGCTTGTAGAGATAGTCAAGGCATTATCCTGTGGTGCGCGGCTTGTAATAATGGATGAGCCTACCTCTGCACTCTCCCAAGGCGAGGTAAGGCAGCTTTTCGACATAGTCAAAGGCCTAAAAGCAAAGGGTGTAACATTTATCTTTGTCTCCCATAGATTGGAGGAACTTTTTCAAATAGCAGATAGTATTACCGTGCTCAGGGATGGTCGTGTTATTGGTACAAAGAAATTGGATGAGGTCACTTACAACCAAATAGTTGGTATGATGGTAGGCAGAGAATTGACAGATCTCTTCCCCAAGGTTGAGGTCGAGATCGGCGAACCCGTGCTCAGAGTCGAAGGGTTGTCAAGGGTGGGAGAATTCGAAAATATATCATTTGAAGTTAGATCCGGCGAGATTCTGGGGATAGCGGGTCTCATGGGGGCCGGCCGTACAGAGCTCGCCCGGTCGATTTATGGCATAAAGCCTCCGACGTCAGGCAGCATCTATATGGACGGTCGGAGGCTCAAGATATCGCGACCAACGGATGCCATAAAGCATGGCATCTATCTTCTACCCGAGGATAGAAAGAATCAAGGCCTCGTCCGGAAGATGACAGTGCGCGAGAATACCTCGCTTTCGGTACTTTCGTCCCTGAGCATGCATGGGTTTTTCATCAACCGAAACAAGGAACGGGCCAATGTTGAAGACGCTGTAGATAGATTGAACGTCAAAACACCTTCTATTGAACAGCTGGTGGAGAATCTTAGCGGCGGTAATCAGCAAAAAGTAGTCTTTGCCAAGGGAATGTTGACGCGTCCCAGGGTACTTATCCTTGATGAACCAACTCGAGGGATCGATGTCGGTGCAAAACGCGAGATTCACCGCCTCATGGGAGAGTTTGCGCAGGCGGGAGGCGCAGTCATAATGATTTCCTCGGAGTTGCCGGAAGTCCTAGGCATGAGCGATAGGATAATCGTTATGGCCAGGGGCCGGATTACGGGGGAATTCCTGCGCCATGAGGCCACCCAGGAGGGAATCCTCCGCTGCGCGCTGGGGGGTTGA
- a CDS encoding aminopeptidase P family protein, translating into MGIPKEESTARIKRTQTLLAEKGLDAALIYYDELNIANGWYLSGWCPQFESGAILVPAQGDACILGGPESEPFARESSAIKETRNVQVFMVPEEEYPMARVVTFDVVFHEIVGRKVSRLGIVGLNKMPYRVYSHLQADLHGIEFIDITEEFEEFRVIKSEWEIESIKKSFQIADEGFKVILENIAPGVPEYYLAGLAEGKMRTLGANWFGFKTIMGAGERSNGVVPTASDRILEEGDTLLAGVSPRYNGYSSAAGLSLFVGNKASAEQKRYLADAVEAFSLTREQLVPGRSAVEIDAVPRNFLKGRGYAPYMLVPYVHTIGLLEAEAPFFGPNSRDVLQPGMTVCIDVSLFGHPTLYGVRVETGYVITEKGAEPLSPYMEDLIMNAPSRL; encoded by the coding sequence ATGGGGATACCCAAGGAAGAATCCACAGCGAGAATCAAGCGCACCCAAACACTCCTTGCCGAAAAAGGGCTCGATGCCGCCCTGATTTATTACGATGAATTGAATATAGCAAATGGGTGGTATCTCTCGGGATGGTGCCCTCAATTCGAGAGCGGGGCAATATTGGTTCCGGCGCAAGGTGATGCTTGTATACTTGGAGGTCCTGAATCGGAGCCTTTTGCCAGGGAATCATCCGCCATCAAAGAGACCAGGAACGTCCAGGTCTTCATGGTCCCTGAGGAAGAGTATCCTATGGCGAGGGTTGTTACCTTCGATGTCGTATTCCACGAGATAGTTGGGAGAAAGGTAAGCCGCCTCGGCATAGTGGGACTCAATAAGATGCCCTATAGAGTCTATTCTCACCTACAGGCTGATTTACATGGGATAGAGTTCATCGATATAACTGAAGAATTTGAGGAGTTTAGGGTTATAAAGAGTGAATGGGAGATCGAGTCAATAAAGAAATCATTCCAGATTGCAGATGAAGGGTTTAAGGTTATCCTCGAGAATATAGCACCCGGCGTGCCCGAGTACTACCTTGCCGGCCTCGCTGAAGGGAAGATGCGTACACTCGGGGCAAACTGGTTCGGCTTTAAGACTATCATGGGTGCCGGCGAACGGAGCAATGGGGTGGTCCCAACAGCATCCGACCGTATCCTCGAGGAAGGCGACACCCTCCTCGCCGGGGTGAGCCCCCGCTACAATGGTTACAGTTCAGCCGCCGGGCTTTCCCTCTTCGTCGGCAACAAGGCTAGTGCCGAGCAAAAGCGCTACCTCGCAGATGCTGTCGAAGCCTTCTCATTGACCCGGGAGCAGCTCGTCCCTGGCAGGTCGGCAGTGGAAATCGATGCAGTTCCGCGCAACTTCCTAAAGGGGCGAGGATATGCGCCGTATATGCTTGTTCCATATGTACATACCATCGGTCTGCTCGAGGCGGAGGCCCCGTTTTTTGGGCCCAATAGCCGCGATGTATTGCAGCCGGGTATGACTGTTTGTATTGACGTGAGCCTCTTTGGCCATCCAACCCTTTATGGGGTTAGGGTGGAGACTGGTTATGTCATAACCGAAAAGGGTGCGGAACCCCTTTCCCCTTACATGGAAGACTTGATCATGAATGCGCCAAGCAGGCTTTGA